One genomic segment of Prosthecobacter fusiformis includes these proteins:
- a CDS encoding ParA family protein — MRIVAITNQKGGVGKTTTAINLSACLAQRGVRCLLIDLDSQGNATSGLGLAKEEGGSIYSALVEGSDPHDVIRSTRLPNLSIIRSHQELAGCEIELAQRGNHLTRLREVLDILRHSNHFDYAFLDCPPSLGVLMTSALAAADEMLVPIQCEYFGLEGLSSIVQVVQQIRDCGVNPNLLLEGIVMTMYDQRANLSNQVVNDVKNYFAEVIYNTIIPRTVRLGEAPSYGKSIIEYEPAGRGAQAYNALAEEFLARRAAK, encoded by the coding sequence ATGCGGATAGTCGCGATCACCAATCAAAAGGGCGGAGTGGGAAAAACAACCACCGCTATCAACCTGTCTGCATGTCTCGCGCAGCGAGGTGTGCGCTGTCTGCTCATCGACCTGGACTCCCAGGGCAACGCGACCAGCGGCCTTGGCTTGGCTAAAGAAGAAGGCGGCAGCATTTACTCCGCCCTCGTGGAAGGCAGTGACCCGCACGACGTCATCCGCAGCACCCGGCTGCCCAACCTTTCCATCATTCGCAGCCATCAGGAACTGGCTGGTTGCGAGATCGAACTGGCCCAGCGTGGCAATCACCTGACCCGCCTGCGGGAGGTACTGGACATTCTGCGCCATTCCAACCATTTCGACTACGCCTTCCTGGACTGCCCCCCTTCCCTGGGCGTGCTGATGACCTCAGCCCTAGCAGCAGCGGATGAAATGCTGGTCCCGATCCAGTGCGAATACTTCGGACTGGAAGGTCTCTCTAGCATCGTTCAGGTCGTGCAGCAAATCCGCGACTGTGGGGTGAATCCGAACCTGCTTCTGGAAGGTATCGTGATGACCATGTACGATCAGCGCGCCAATCTGTCCAACCAGGTGGTCAATGATGTGAAAAACTACTTTGCTGAGGTTATCTATAATACCATCATCCCACGCACGGTGAGATTGGGTGAGGCCCCCAGCTATGGCAAGTCCATCATTGAATACGAGCCAGCAGGGCGCGGGGCCCAGGCTTATAATGCCCTGGCTGAAGAGTTCCTGGCCAGACGAGCGGCTAAGTAG
- a CDS encoding DEAD/DEAH box helicase, producing MEFTEKWLGEIGGWQAMKAARGLVDAGLVELQTAEATLVRGLAGSGKMKFSCGLRIKTRSDVDNLCTCPAARRGMICEHSIAVALMHISPASRSATPSRTRDDPRKPSQAPAPAPVVAPSPASRRPLRVPGRYTLFLPDTLFQGIVREPIGAYAKFEPGGDAEESLLAAWLAEQGVKGQSVPMSLNAKALAELLPLLAGHPRIIAGKPSGGGTPVGVASDPVRMALLVEAEGDQVKLSLEGSSQGPLFKNQPAGWWTCRDTGSLFPLPPIQGEVATILAGLPARRPLPWLVAQRDALADVFQVETRGAALERFHVAPVPCTFILNLDGSFQAADVTLSAEYQSLRWNITSKGTSAATEKLFPIQDPAAPGTFYVSNRHGESRLLARLQYLGFKSAGLKLGTADTEVFRLSGQDNVMRFYASELPRLRHELRIVEGEKWRAATRSVGRIQPQVRQIPADGSGSAGSDWLAMEFGYESPDGFRLPRAEVLRLVRSGQRSVQGKNGKRYLLDLQEVEEFEDTLKDVPLQITPDGARISALHADYFLPGSEASAPLPEEKDTLSLLGDLGARLRPYQLLGVRWMTSLAHAGRGGLLGDEMGLGKTVQSIALVASLLLKREKQVKHEPVLIVCPKSLCGNWLSEFQRFAHHLKVTISQGNKRDEVLNQLHVFDVIITTYQLIVRDSEVIKKQMWSLILLDEASYIRNPDTDAAKALRGLRAHSRIALTGTPVENSTRDLWSIYQFLLPGYLGSRENFKERFDQPIQTALGTPAGQAASERLKKLIRPYFLRRTKREVLRDLPDKIEQVLWCDPSPAQGEVYRRLLEEGREEIKAARKRSGQGGAKMTMFTVLLRLRQACCDLRLTGLQNDTIGKLDRDDLSGKWPMLKQRLESIIDGGGKVLIFSQFVQYLRLVRDYLGEEKIPYAYLDGSSQDRDAQVKTFQTDPACRVFLISLKAGGYGLNLTAADHVILMDPWWNPAVESQAIDRAHRIGQQRVVTAYRLALRGTVEERILALQAKKRGLVEAAIDDQSPLMAGLLESDLEDLIAG from the coding sequence ATGGAATTCACGGAGAAATGGTTGGGAGAAATCGGTGGCTGGCAGGCCATGAAGGCCGCTCGCGGCCTCGTTGATGCCGGTCTTGTGGAACTGCAAACTGCAGAGGCCACCCTCGTGCGTGGCCTAGCAGGCAGCGGTAAAATGAAGTTTTCCTGCGGCCTGCGCATTAAAACCCGCAGTGATGTGGACAATCTCTGCACCTGTCCGGCAGCCCGTCGCGGCATGATTTGTGAGCATTCAATCGCCGTTGCCCTGATGCATATTAGTCCTGCGTCACGATCCGCCACTCCATCGCGGACGCGGGATGACCCACGAAAACCATCCCAAGCTCCGGCCCCGGCTCCTGTCGTAGCGCCTTCTCCAGCCAGCCGCCGTCCGCTGCGTGTCCCCGGCCGCTATACCCTTTTCCTGCCGGATACCCTCTTCCAGGGAATCGTCCGCGAACCCATCGGAGCCTATGCCAAGTTCGAGCCAGGAGGCGATGCGGAAGAATCTCTTTTGGCCGCTTGGTTGGCAGAGCAGGGGGTCAAAGGGCAAAGCGTCCCCATGTCCCTGAATGCCAAAGCTTTGGCCGAATTGCTGCCTTTGCTGGCGGGGCACCCGCGCATCATTGCTGGCAAGCCTTCCGGCGGCGGTACCCCTGTGGGAGTTGCGTCAGATCCTGTGCGCATGGCCCTTCTCGTCGAGGCAGAGGGTGACCAAGTAAAGCTCAGCCTGGAAGGTTCGAGTCAGGGGCCTTTATTCAAAAACCAGCCTGCTGGGTGGTGGACCTGCCGGGATACGGGCAGTCTTTTCCCGCTGCCTCCTATCCAAGGTGAAGTGGCCACTATCTTGGCCGGACTGCCTGCCCGCCGCCCTCTTCCCTGGCTGGTCGCCCAGCGGGATGCGCTGGCGGATGTCTTCCAGGTGGAGACGCGCGGCGCAGCTCTGGAGCGCTTCCATGTGGCCCCGGTGCCCTGCACTTTTATACTGAACCTGGATGGCTCCTTCCAGGCGGCGGATGTGACCCTTTCCGCTGAATACCAAAGCTTGCGCTGGAACATCACTTCCAAAGGTACCTCTGCTGCTACGGAGAAGCTCTTTCCCATTCAGGACCCTGCTGCCCCTGGCACTTTTTACGTTTCCAACAGACATGGAGAATCCCGCCTTTTGGCCCGTCTCCAATACCTGGGTTTCAAATCCGCAGGCCTGAAGCTGGGTACGGCGGATACCGAAGTTTTCCGGCTCAGTGGCCAGGATAACGTCATGCGTTTTTATGCCTCAGAGCTGCCCCGTCTCCGCCATGAATTGCGGATCGTGGAAGGGGAAAAATGGCGCGCCGCCACCCGCAGCGTGGGCCGCATCCAGCCTCAGGTTCGTCAAATCCCGGCGGATGGCAGCGGGAGTGCCGGTTCGGACTGGCTGGCCATGGAATTCGGATACGAGTCACCCGATGGTTTCCGCCTGCCGCGTGCGGAAGTCCTCCGTCTGGTCCGCTCCGGCCAGAGATCTGTTCAGGGGAAAAACGGCAAACGCTATTTGCTGGATCTCCAGGAAGTGGAGGAATTTGAAGATACCCTCAAAGACGTCCCTCTCCAGATCACCCCCGATGGTGCCCGCATTAGCGCCCTCCATGCGGATTATTTCCTGCCAGGTTCTGAGGCCTCCGCTCCCTTACCCGAAGAGAAAGACACCCTCAGCCTTTTGGGTGATCTGGGGGCACGCCTGCGCCCTTATCAACTTCTGGGTGTACGCTGGATGACCTCCCTCGCTCACGCCGGGCGGGGTGGTCTGCTGGGGGATGAAATGGGTCTCGGTAAGACCGTCCAGAGCATCGCACTGGTTGCTAGTTTGTTACTGAAACGCGAGAAACAGGTGAAACACGAACCTGTTCTCATCGTCTGCCCCAAGTCTCTTTGTGGGAACTGGCTGTCTGAGTTCCAGCGCTTCGCCCATCACCTTAAAGTCACCATTTCACAGGGCAATAAGCGCGACGAGGTGCTAAATCAGCTGCACGTTTTCGACGTGATAATTACCACGTATCAGTTAATAGTCAGGGACTCTGAAGTAATTAAGAAGCAAATGTGGAGCCTTATCCTTTTGGATGAAGCCAGCTACATCCGCAACCCTGATACGGACGCCGCCAAAGCCCTTCGGGGCCTCCGTGCCCACTCCCGTATTGCCCTCACCGGCACCCCGGTGGAGAACAGCACCCGCGACCTTTGGTCCATCTACCAGTTCCTTCTTCCCGGATACCTTGGCAGTCGGGAAAACTTCAAAGAGCGCTTCGACCAGCCCATCCAGACTGCCCTCGGCACCCCGGCAGGACAAGCAGCTAGCGAGCGCCTCAAGAAGCTCATTCGCCCCTACTTCCTCCGCCGCACCAAGCGCGAAGTCCTGCGTGACCTGCCGGACAAGATCGAGCAGGTCCTCTGGTGTGACCCCAGCCCCGCCCAGGGCGAGGTCTATCGTCGCCTGCTGGAAGAGGGCCGCGAGGAGATCAAGGCTGCCCGCAAGCGTTCCGGCCAGGGCGGGGCCAAGATGACGATGTTCACCGTCCTGCTGCGTCTGCGTCAGGCTTGTTGTGACCTGCGTCTGACTGGCCTTCAAAATGATACCATCGGCAAGCTCGACAGGGATGATCTGTCAGGTAAGTGGCCGATGCTCAAGCAGCGGCTGGAGTCCATCATTGATGGAGGTGGAAAGGTGCTCATCTTCAGTCAGTTCGTGCAATATTTACGCCTGGTGCGTGATTATTTAGGCGAGGAAAAGATCCCCTATGCCTACCTGGACGGCAGCAGTCAAGACCGCGATGCGCAGGTGAAAACCTTCCAGACGGACCCGGCTTGCCGTGTCTTCCTGATCAGCCTCAAAGCGGGTGGCTATGGGCTCAACTTGACGGCAGCAGACCATGTCATCCTGATGGATCCCTGGTGGAACCCGGCAGTCGAATCCCAGGCCATTGACCGTGCCCACCGTATCGGCCAGCAGCGCGTCGTCACCGCCTACCGCCTCGCCCTGAGGGGTACGGTGGAGGAGCGTATCCTGGCTCTCCAGGCCAAAAAGCGCGGCCTCGTCGAAGCCGCTATTGATGATCAGTCCCCCCTCATGGCGGGCCTTCTCGAAAGTGACCTCGAAGACCTCATTGCCGGGTAA